The window GTTGCAGCACACGCCAAAAAAGCAGTCATGGCAGATGCTAGGGATGCCGAAAGGGCCACCGGATATGTTCTGGGCGGCATCAGCCCCCTGGGGCAGCGCAAGCGTTTGCCGACCATTGTTGATCTATCGGCCCTGAAATACCGAACCATTTACGTCAGTGCCGGAAAACGCGGTCTTCAGATCGAACTTGCCCCTGACGATCTCATCCGATTATGTGCGGCAGAAACCGCTAATATTTGCCGTTAAGATTATAGTAACCGACTTAGTAAATAAACCCTGCCGTCAGATTTGTTTTTATATTTCTAATTGTATTTTTAACTGCGGAACCGCTTTAAGTGGCTTCTATCTTTTGGGATGTCTTCATATAACCGGCCGAAACCGATGGCCCAGTAGGCAATGGATCCCATGGAAAAATCCATCAGATTTTTCATCATAATATTATGGATGTTTTTGCACCTCGTATTGTAAAATACAATATTGTATTTTCAATATGATATAAATACATATAAGTAATATATATAAATCCCATAATTGAAACTATTTTCCAGCCCAGCCGCATCAACAGGACGATGTCCCTGATATGTCTTGATAAACAGGGAAAGGTGGATTACGCTACAGGTCAATCTGGCGGCTGGCACATCGCAACAGTTAGAACCTGATTCTTGCAAAATTCAGGCATAAGGAGACGACATGACTAAGTTTGCCAAAAAATTAACACTGGTTTTTGCTGCCGGATGCTTGGGAGGCCTTTTAAACAGTCTGGCGGTTTGGTTTTTCGGAGATATCGGGATTACATCGGCTGCCGGGGTCAAACTGGCGCCGGCGTTGACGCCCCCATGGCTTTACCCCCGGATTGTCTGGGGCGGCATTTGGGGGCTGCTGTTCCTGCTGCCGATGTCATCGGATCGTTTTTTCTCAAGGGGGTTGATTTTCAGTATCGGTCCGAGCCTGGTCCAACTCTTTGTTATTTTCCCCCTGATCGCCCATAAAGGCCCCATGGGGCTGCAGCTGGGCACATTAACCCCTGTGTTTGTTCTGTTTTATAATGCGGTTTGGGGCGTTGCTGCAAGCATCTGGCTGCGCTGGGTCAGCAGGTAATGCGCGATTTCCCCGCGATACCGAAAAGTGTCTGGGCACTGGGTTTTGTCAGCATGTTCATGGATATCTCTTCCGAGATGATCCACAGCCTGCTGCCGATTTTCCTCGTGTCCTCCCTGGGAGCAGGCGCAGCGGTCGTCGGCCTGATTGAAGGGGTGTCGGAAGCCGCCGCTTTAATTATCAGGGCCTTTTCCGGTGCGTTAAGCGACCGACTGGGCCGGCGCAAAGCTTTGGCCATCGCCGGATACGGCCTGGGAGCTTTAACCAAGCCGCTGTTTGCCCTCGCCGGCGGTGTCGGACTCGTCTTTACGGCGCGACTTCTGGACCGGCTCGGAAAAGGGATCCGGGGGGCGCCCCGCGACGCCCTGATTGCCGATCTGACCCCTCCCCGGATAAGGGGCGCCGCCTATGGCCTGCGCCAGTCTCTCGACACGGTGGGCGCCTTTCTGGGCCCCCTGCTGTCCATGGTCTTAA is drawn from Desulfobacterales bacterium and contains these coding sequences:
- the ybaK gene encoding Cys-tRNA(Pro) deacylase, producing MTPAVTAALAAKIKYTLHEYGHDPNVTAYGLEAADALGVSPDQIFKTLVVSLSGLKDPLAVAIVPVSTQLDLKSYAVAAHAKKAVMADARDAERATGYVLGGISPLGQRKRLPTIVDLSALKYRTIYVSAGKRGLQIELAPDDLIRLCAAETANICR